In the genome of Dioscorea cayenensis subsp. rotundata cultivar TDr96_F1 unplaced genomic scaffold, TDr96_F1_v2_PseudoChromosome.rev07_lg8_w22 25.fasta BLBR01000998.1, whole genome shotgun sequence, one region contains:
- the LOC120255434 gene encoding receptor-like protein 56 has product MAYQHVRLEFSKLNNLVELDISGNNFTGVSSFMSKEWTSLRRLYIDGNELNGTSLAGLCKIKNFEELGVSHNNLKGNIPVCIGNLSSLKHIDISYNQFGTLFSSSVIKNLTLHKYAIFSDNNFEGILSIDLFSNNIDLKVLDLSNNYQLEVQTQHLRMMPPFQLNEISLSNCILSRPSSFIPTFLSNQYMIEYIDFSKGPLIFPSYKVNLLLFDISNNELAGEIPNNIGYVLLDIEYLRMSHNFLQGAIPSSFGNLNHVKLVDLSYNHLSVSMWLEAILDIGYESSKPNKEFFWYHINGQLSSAITAEIGDIGFLTKRKSYSYEGDILNYLYGLDLSENQFDGKIPEEVGEMTLLRALNFSSNHLTGPIPATLSRLTNIESLDLSHNMLIGRIPLQLIELHFLQVFSVAYNNLSGPTLGMVSQFGTFDERSYEGNPYLCGPPLVKKCTFMVPSPELSQVANDHDDEEEVMDHIIFFASFAFGFIIGFWGWMALLYFRK; this is encoded by the exons ATGGCATATCAGCATGTCAGGCTTG AATTTAGTAAACTAAACAATCTGGTGGAGTTGGATATATCTGGGAATAATTTTACTGGAGTTAGCTCTTTTATGTCGAAGGAGTGGACATCTCTTAGAAGATTGTATATAGATGGCAACGAGCTTAATGGCACATCTTTGGCAG gacTGTGCAAGATAAAGAATTTTGAAGAATTAGGTGTTAGCCATAATAATTTGAAGGGAAATATTCCAGTGTGTATTGGAAATCTATCATCTCTCAAACATATTGATATTTCCTACAATCAGTTCGGAACACTCTTTTCTTCATCTGTCATAAAAAACCTCACTCTGCACAAGTATGCAATTTTTTCAGACAATAACTTTGAAGGCATCCTCTCAATAGACTTATTTTCTAATAACATAGATCTCAAAGTGTTGGATCTTTCAAACAATTATCAACTAGAAGTCCAAACCCAACATCTAAGAATGATGCCGCCATTTCAACTAAATGAAATTTCCTTATCTAATTGCATTCTTAGCAGGCCATCTAGTTTTATCCCCACATTCTTGTCCAATCAATACATGATAGAGTACATTGATTTTTCAAA AGGACCACTTATCTTTCCATCCTATAaagtaaatttattattatttgatatctCTAATAATGAACTCGCTGGAGAAATTCCAAACAACATTGGTTATGTCCTCCTTGATATTGAATACTTGCGCATGTCACATAACTTTCTACAAGGTGCTATCCCTTCCTCCTTCGGAAATTTGAACCATGTAAAGCTTGTAGACTTATCATATAATCATCTATCTG TGAGTATGTGGCTTGAAGCCATTTTAGACATTGGTTATGAATCATCTAAACCAAACAAAGAATTCTTTTGGTATCATATCAATGGTCAGCTAAGTAGTGCTATAACAGCTGAAATTGGAGATATTGGGtttttaacaaaaagaaaatcatatagTTACGAAGGGGACATCCTAAACTACTTATATGGACTAGATTTATCTGAAAACCAATTTGATGGGAAAATCCCAGAGGAGGTTGGTGAGATGACTTTGCTCCGAGCTTTGAATTTCTCTAGCAATCACTTGACTGGTCCAATACCCGCTAcattgtcaaggttgacaaatATTGAAAGCTTGGACCTCTCCCACAACATGTTGATTGGCCGCATACCTTTGCAATTGATAGAGCTTCATTTCTTACAAGTCTTCTCAGTGGCATACAATAACCTTTCTGGTCCAACATTAGGAATGGTCTCTCAGTTCGGTACGTTTGATGAAAGGAGCTATGAAGGGAACCCTTATCTTTGTGGTCCTCCATTGGTGAAGAAGTGCACCTTCATGGTACCATCTCCAGAGCTAAGTCAAGTTGCTAATGAtcatgatgatgaagaagaagtaatGGACCATATCATATTTTTTGCATCATTTGCATTTGGTTTCATCATAGGTTTTTGGGGATGGATGGCTCTATTATACTTCAGGAAATGA